The Medicago truncatula cultivar Jemalong A17 chromosome 4, MtrunA17r5.0-ANR, whole genome shotgun sequence genome includes a region encoding these proteins:
- the LOC25493210 gene encoding TIR-only protein, translated as MQRLSATLYRKMVRPSCDVFINHRGIDTKKNIAGLLYDRLTKMGVRSFLDSKNMKPGDRLFDHIDKGILGCKVGVAVFSPTYCDSYFCLHELALLMESKKRVIPIFYDVKPSQLVVKDNGTCPVKELRRFSAALEEAKFTVGLTFDSSNRDWSVLLKDASEAVIMNLLELEEERKLLKGKH; from the coding sequence ATGCAACGTTTGTCAGCCACCTTGTACCGTAAAATGGTTCGTCCATCATGCGACGTGTTCATAAATCATCGAGGAATCGACACGAAGAAGAACATTGCGGGGTTGCTCTACGATCGTTTGACGAAGATGGGAGTGAGATCATTTTTGGATAGCAAGAATATGAAACCTGGAGATAGGTTGTTTGATCATATTGATAAAGGAATTCTAGGTTGCAAAGTTGGTGTTGCTGTGTTTTCTCCAACTTATTGTGACTCTTATTTTTGTCTCCATGAGCTTGCTCTTCTCATGGAATCAAAAAAGAGGGTTATCCCAATTTTCTATGATGTTAAACCTTCCCAGCTTGTTGTTAAGGACAATGGTACTTGTCCTGTTAAAGAGCTTCGAAGGTTTAGTGCTGCATTAGAGGAAGCTAAATTCACTGTTGGATTAACCTTTGATTCTTCCAATAGGGACTGGTCGGTGTTGTTAAAAGATGCTTCGGAAGCAGTGATTATGAACTTGTTGGAGTTAGAGGAAGAGCGTAAGCTCCTCAAGGGGAAACACTGA
- the LOC25493213 gene encoding NAC transcription factor 25 → MDSTDSSSCSPHPHLPPGFRFHPTDEELVVHYLKRKAASAPLPVAIIAEIDLYKFDPWELPSKASFGEQEWYFFSPRDRKYPNGARPNRAATSGYWKATGTDKPILTSDGNQKVGVKKALVFYGGKPPKGVKTNWIMHEYRLITDHNNHHSYNATSKTPPLPSDHPPNNNKKNSLRLDDWVLCRIYKKSNSSNMPRPLLMDQYDDQTYNMQQNSKHSSSRSTSYGLENDDNFFDGILASDHGMQNGCDINSKGDNNNNESLFPMKRALNASSQFWNETGSPGSSSSSKRFHGDLNSGISSNAEENNSFVSLLSQLPPSTTFHQNSILGDGVMRQQFQLPDINWN, encoded by the exons ATGGACAGCACAGATTCATCATCTTGCTCTCCACACCCCCACCTACCACCAGGTTTCCGATTCCACCCTACCGATGAAGAACTCGTTGTTCACTACCTCAAAAGAAAAGCTGCTTCTGCACCTCTTCCAGTAGCCATCATAGCAGAGATTGATCTCTACAAATTCGACCCATGGGAACTCCCAA gtAAAGCAAGTTTTGGGGAACAAGAATGGTATTTTTTCAGCCCAAGGGATAGAAAATACCCAAATGGGGCCAGGCCTAATAGGGCTGCAACTTCTGGGTATTGGAAAGCTACTGGAACTGATAAGCCTATATTAACATCTGATGGGAATCAGAAAGTTGGAGTTAAGAAAGCACTTGTTTTTTATGGAGGGAAGCCACCAAAAGGAGTGAAAACTAATTGGATTATGCATGAGTACAGGCTCATCACTGATCACAATAATCATCATTCTTATAATGCAACTTCAAAAACTCCTCCTCTGCCTTCTGATCATCCTCCAAATAATAACAAGAAGAATTCCCTAAGG CTTGATGATTGGGTTTTGTGCCGAATATACAAGAAAAGCAACAGTAGCAACATGCCAAGGCCACTCCTAATGGATCAATATGATGATCAAACCTATAATATGCAACAAAACTCCAAACATTCATCTTCAAGAAGCACAAGTTATGGACTTGAAAATGATGACAATTTCTTTGATGGAATCTTAGCATCTGATCACGGAATGCAAAATGGTTGTGACATAAACTCAAAGGGTGATAACAATAATAATGAATCATTATTCCCTATGAAACGTGCACTAAATGCATCATCACAGTTTTGGAATGAAACAGGGTCACCAGGGTCATCTTCTTCAAGCAAACGGTTTCATGGAGATCTTAACAGTGGAATTAGCAGCAATGCTGAGGAAAATAATTCATTTGTTTCACTGCTTAGCCAGCTTCCACCAAGCACAActtttcatcaaaattcaattctTGGAGATGGTGTAATGAGGCAACAATTTCAACTTCCGGACATAAATTGGAActag